GGAAATGGCGGCCGGTCCACACCAGGCACTCCCAGCCGTGCTCGGCGTAGGCGTTGCGGGTCTGCGCGTCCTGGTGTCGCTGCCGGCGCTCACCGTGGTGGATTCCGTCGTACTCGATGATCAGGCGGTACGCACGCCACACCAGATCACCGCAGCCGAGCCATTCGCCTTCTTCGATGATGTCCAGGTTGATCTCCGGGGCGGGCAGGCCGCGCTGGTGCAGTTCAACCCGCAGCAGGGACTCTCGCACCGACCGGCTCCGAGGGTCGGCCAGCGCGGCCGCGTCCCGCAGAACGGGCGCACCTCTGGTGCCCGGTGGCACGGCGAGGTCGGCGAGCAGTCCACGGCGCTCCTGCGAGGTCCATCCATGTCCGCCGGTAGCCGGTCACGGGCACGGCACCGATGGTGAGGACCTCGCTCAGCCCTCGCTGGTGCCACGCGACGGCCTTGCGAGTGCCACGTCTGGTCGGCACGGTGACGTGGAAAGGCCGGCCATCCGGGTGCGGGGTCGGCAGGCCGAGCAGTTGGGCCGCCGTGGTGTGGGAGAACGCTGCGTCCGTGGGCAGAGTCAGAGCCACCGCCGCCACGTCGTCGAGCCAGGAGCGTGCGGCGGCGTCCGTGCGCACCCCGCGAGTCGGCTTGCGCAGGCCGGCGCGCCGCGACTGCGCATACGTGAGCTCAGGGGTTCCGCTCTTGGTGATGAGGAAGGGCACCGGTCCAGCGTGGGACACCGAACGGGTGGGGAACGAGCCGCTGCGGAATCTGTGGACGAGCGATTGTGGCGAAGGTGCGGCCCCGGTGGGTCGGTTTGTCACGATGGTGCGCGGTGTGCCCGCCGGAGACCGCGCACCTTCGTCACAATGCGACGATGGTGTCTCGCACCTTCGTCACAATCACCCTGTCCGGGCTGTCGTGACGTAGAACTGTCCGCCATCTCACGAGAGACACCTTCGCCACAAAGGGGGCGGCAGGGGCGACGAAGGGGCGGGCCGCCTACCGCTCCCCCCCTGGCACCCACAGCACGTCCCCGCCGGGGTTCGCCACCCGCGCCAGGATGAACAGCAGGTCCGAGAGGCGGTTCAGGTAGTGGGCGGTCAGGGGGTTCATCGCGGCGTCGTACTCGCCGAGGGCCCGCCAGGTGGACCGCTCAGCGCGACGGGTGACGGTGCGGGCGACGTGCAGCAGCGCCGAGGCAGCGGTGCCGCCGGGGAGGATGAAAGAACGCAGGTTCGGCAGGTCCTCGTTGAACCGGTCGCATTCAACTTCGAGTCGGTCGATGTAGTCCTGGGTCACCCGCAGCGCCGGGCCCTCCCCTCCGAGCGGCGTGCAAAGGTCCGCCCCCACGTCGAACAACTCGTTCTGGATCCGCTGCAGAGCCGGCGCGACCGGAGCGGGGGGTTCGCCGAGGGCCAGCACAACGCCGATCGCACTGTTGGCCTCGTCGACGTCGGCGTAGGCCTCCAGACGCGGATCCGTCTTGGACGTGCGACTGAAATCGCCGAGAGAAGTGGACCCGTCGTCGCCGGTGCGGGTGTAGATGCGCGTCAGGTTCACCATGCTTTCGACCCTAAGGCAGAATGACGCACATGGTGGACGCCCGAGATCGGTTTTACATCCAGGGTGGCGACCATGGCTTCCATGGCTTCGATCGCCATGTCCTACCAGCCAGGTCTGCTGCCCCGCAGTGTCGGTGACCAAGCGATCCTCACGGGTCTGACCAGCGCCGTGAACTACGGTCTGGTGGCCGTGACCGGGTCGGCGGTGGAGGGTGTGGCCACTGCGCTGGTGGGCCGCGAGCGCATGCAGCGACCCGGTGTGGCGGCCACGACCCACGGGGTCGCGCACGCCACCGTCGCTGCCACCAGCGTCGCCGTGCGCCGCATGCTCCCTCCCCGCGACGGTGAGCCGTTGCGGCGTGCCACGTTGCGCAGCGCGGGTTGGGTGGGGGCCGTGACCGGGGTCACCGGCCTGATCGCCTCCGGCATCCTCGGCATCGGGGAAGTCATGGAAGCGCGCACCGGGCGCAGCTACCGCCGGTTCGTCGGTCCGGGGACACTGGCTGTCGCCACCGCCACCGCGGTCGCCCTGACCGCACGGACCCGCCGTGACGCCAAGCGCGACCTGCTGCCGCCGCCCGTGGACCCCTTGCCGCTGTCGGAGCAGGCCGTGGCCTTCGAAGAGCGCCAGGTCGCCAAGTACGAGAAGGTCCCGGCGTTGACCCGTTCGCTGCTGTTCGGGGCGGGGGTGAGCGCAGGCCTACAGGGGGCCGCCTTCGCCGAGTCGCTGGCTGCCGAGGGCATCGCTGCCGGCGTGCGCAAAGCCGCACCCTCCATGGCGCCGTTCGCCAACTGGCTGGGGCACACAGTCACGCTTGGCGCGGTCGGGGTCGCCGTCGTGTCGGGGCTCGAATACGTGAACCGGCAAGCCGACGCCGGTGGCGCGGCCATCGAGGCCGCCTACAACAAACAGCCCACCATGCTCACGGTCTCCGGCGGCCCCGGCTCCCAGATCCCGTTCGACACCCTCAGCCGGGAGGGCCGGCGGATCGTCAACATGGCGCTTCCCGCCCACGAGATCGCCGAGGTGACCGGCAAGCCCGCCATCGACCCGATCCGTGCCTTCGCCGGGATCGCCACCGCCGAAATGGTCGATGAGCGCGTCGATGTGCTCATGCGCGAACTCGAGGATATGGGCGCGTTCGAGCGCAAGGTCCTGTGCTTCTGTTCGCCCACGGGGACCGGCTACCTGAACTACGTGATGATGGAGACGCTGGAGTACCTCACCGGCGGTGACTGTGCGACGTTCGCGCTGCAGTACTCGCTGCGCCCCTCGTTCATCTCCCTGGACCGGGTCGCGATGGGCCGGGAGCAGAACCGGGCGATGCTGCATGCACTCACCTGGCGGCTGCGGGCGATTGCGCCGGACAAGCGCCCGAAGTTCGTGGTCTTCGGGGAGTCGTTGGGTGCGCACACCATGCAGGACGCTTTCCTGCACGAGGGCATCAACGGATTCGCGCGGGCCGGGGTGGACCGGGCGCTGTTTATCGGCACCCCCGCCGCCAGCGGCTGGGCGAAGCGCTGGCGGGAGGACAAGGAGAAGACCGACCCGCAGGGCCGGGTCGTCGAGGTGGCAGGTTTCGAGGAGTACCTCGCACTGCCGCAGGAACAGCGCGAAGGGGTCGACGTCTTCCTGGTCAGCCACCATGAGGACCCGATCGTGAAGTTCGAGCCGGAACTGGCGGTGCGGGTGCCCCGCTGGTTGCGGCCACCGCGCGAGGACGGCGTGCCCCGCGGCATGCGCTGGCGGCCCGTCGGCACGTTCCTGAACGTCGGCGTGGACCTCAAGAACAGCACGGATGTCGTGCCGGGGGTGTTCGTGGCTCGTGGCCATGACTACCGGGCCGATCTGGCGCGTTTCACCGCCCTGGCGTTCGACCTGTCAGCCGAGGAACAGACCCTGTTGCGTGTGGAACGGGCCTTCGTGCCCGCGAACTGGAATGGGCCACCGACCGGGTCCAGGCCGAACAGTTGCAGCGGGCGTCCGAGGCGTTGCAGCGACAGTTGAGCCAGTGGGGGATCTCCGACCTGTCGGGGTCGATCACGGCGCCGATCGCATAGTCCGGTGACCCTCGATCTTGTAGTCCTCGGGCTGCTGATCATCGTCAACATCCTCAACCACTCGCCGTACATCGCACAGCGCTGGTACGTGCCCACGGGCATCGTGGGCAGCGCCCTCATCGTGTGGATCGGGTACCGCGCCGGTGTGACGCTGGCCGACATCGGCCTCGGCCCGGACAGTTGGATCCGCGGGCTCATCTGGTCGGCCGGGTGCATCGGCGCCGTGACCGCGGTCTACGTCATCGGGGGGTCGATGACGTTCACCCGGCGGTTCCTGGCCGACGACCGCGCCGTGCTGGGCCCGCGCACGCTGCTGTACAAGACCCTGGTCAATGTCCCGCTGGGCACCGTGTTGTTCGAGGAGTTGGCCTTCCGCGGCGTGGGCCTGGCGCTGCTGTCCGACTGGTTCCCGACGTGGCAGGCCGTCTTGGTCTCGAGCCTGCTGTTCGGCTTCTGGCACATCATGCCGAGCCTGGTCATGCACGACGCGAACGCCGCGGTGGGCGACCTGCTCGGCCAGGGGGTCTGGGGGCGGATCCAGTCGGTGGTGTTCACGGTGCTGGGAACGGCCGTGGCGGGGGTGGTGTTCTGCGCGCTGCGGATCTACAGCGACTCCCTGATGCCGCCCATGGCGCTGCACTGGGCGATCAACGGCCTGGGGTTCATCGCCGCCTCGTGGGTGCACCGGCGGGCCGGCCGGATCTGATCGGGCCGCGCGACGACCGACCCGCACACCTGTCGCAATAGCCGGGCGCCTGCGGGGAACCGGCCACGCGGCCGGCGACCCGGACGTATCCTGTGGCGGTGACGTTCGAGGTGGTGGGCGGGAACCGCCTTTCGGGTACCGTCCGGGTCCCCGGGGCCAAGAACAGCATCCTCAAACTGATGGCCGGGGCGTTGCTGGCCGAGGGCACGACCACGCTCACCGAGGTCCCGGCCATCCTCGATGTGACGATCATGGCGGAGTTGCTGCGCAGGCTCGGGTGCCAGGTGCAGCACGAACCCGCCGCCGGCACCCTCGTGATCGACGTCCCGGAGCGGCCGGGGCATCAAGCCGACTACGACCTCGTGCGCCAGATGCGCGCCTCGATCTGCGTGCTGGGTCCCCTCGTGGCCCGGGTGGGGGAGGCCGACGTGGCACTGCCCGGCGGTGATGCCATCGGCTCGCGGGGTCTGGACATGCACGTCAACGGCCTGACCCGCCTCGGTGCGGAGGTCACCAGCGAGCACGGGTTCCTCATCGCCAGGGCCGGGCAACTGCACGGTGCCTCGATCTGGCTGGACTTCCCGAGTGTGGGTGCCACCGAGAATTTGCTCATGGCTGCCGTCCTCGCGAAGGGGGCCACCGTCATCGACAACGCCGCGCGCGAACCGGAGATCGTGGACATCTGCCAGATGCTCGTCGAGATGGGGGCCCGCATCGATGGGGTCGGCTCCTCCACGCTGGAGATCGAGGGTGTGGACGCACTGGAACCGGTGACCCACCGGACCGTCCCGGACCGGATCGTGGCCGGGACCTGGGCCGTGGCCGCGGTCATGACGCAGGGCGACATCACCGTCGACCAGGGCGTCAGCAAGCATCTCGAGATCGCGCTGGACAAACTCGTGTCTGCCGGTGCCATGGTGGAACTCGTGCCGGCGGGGTTCCGGGTCAGCATGGACCGGCGGCCGAAAGCCGTGGACGTCGTCACGTTGCCGTACCCGGGTTTCGCCACCGATCTGCAGCCGCAGTTCATCGCGCTCAACGCCATCTCGGAAGGCGCGGCCATGGTGACCGAGAACCTGTTCGAGGCACGGTTCCGGTTCGTCCACGAACTCACCCGTCTGGGCGCCGACGTCCACACCGACGGCCACCATGCGCTGGTCCGCGGCCGCGCCCGACTATCAGGGGCGCTGGTCGAGGCCACCGACGTGCGAGCGGGGCCGGCCTGGTCCTCGCCGGTCTGGTGGCAGACGGTGTGACCACCGTCCACGAGGTGCATCACATCGACAGGGGTTACGCGGGTTTCGTCGAGAGCCTGCAGGGGCTCGGAGCGAAGATCACACGCCTCCCCGGCTGAGCACCTCGAGGGCACGGTCCCGGTCGGCTTCCCACACCATGAGCCGCGGCCCGTCGGTGGTCCGCACAAGGTTGACCCGGACACCGCTGTCGACCAGTAGGCGGCGCTGCATCTCGGCACGGACGTAGTCCTCGGCGCCCGCGACCGGCACCATGAGTCCGTATTCGTCCGAACCGCCGGCCTGCGGATCGCGGGCCACCAGCGAGCCGCCCCCTGAGAACGCCCACCGCAGCAGCAACACGATCACGGCCATGATCACCAAGGCGACCAGCGGGCCGAACAGGAACGAGTATGTGGACCAAGCCGGCACGAGACCATTGTGCGCCCCTCCGGGCGGAGCCGCATCTGAGCGCGGTTAGCCTCGGAACATGAGAATCGCGGTGGTGGGGGCCGGCCTGATGGGCGGCGGGATTGCACAGGTTTCGGCAGTGGCGGGTCACGACGTGATCCTGCAGGACATGAGCGGGGAGTCGGTCGCACGGGGACGCGACGCCATCGCCGCGTCCCTGGAGAAGTTCGCAGACAAGGGCCGGATCACCGGCGAGCAGGCGCAGGCCGCGCTCGAACGGATCACCACTGTCACCGATCTCGATGCGGTCGGTGAGGCCGACATCGTGGTGGAGGCGGTTTTCGAGAAGTTCGAGGTCAAGGCCGAGGTGTTCCGCCGGCTCGATGCCGTCTGCAGCGACGGCACGCTCCTGGCGACCAACACCTCGGCGATCCCGATCACGTCCATCGCGGCGGTGACCAGCCGACCGGAGCAGGTCGTGGGCACGCACTTCTTCTCGCCGGTCCCGCTGATGAAGCTGTGCGAGCTCGTGCGCGGGTACAAGACCAGCGACGAGGCCATGGCGCGCGCACGGGAGTTCGCCGAGGGGGTCGGCAAGACCGTCGTGGTCGTGAACCGCGACGTCGCAGGTTTTGTCACCACGCGTCTGATCACGGCATTGGCGATGGAGGCGATCGCCCTCGTGGAGTCCGGTGTGGCCAGCGCCGAGGACGTGGACACCGCCTGCCGACTCGGTTTCGGGCACGCCATGGGTCCCCTGGAGACAGCCGACATGACCGGCGTGGACATCATCTTCAACGCCACGTCGAACATCTACGCCGACAGTCAGGACGAGAAGTTCAGCCCCCCGGAGGTGCTGCGCCGCATGGTGACCGCAGGGGACCTGGGGCGCAAATCGGGCAAGGGCTTCTACGACTACTCGTGATCTCCCGCCTCGCCGGCGTCGTCTCCGGCACGCTCACGCTCTTGGCCGTGGTCGCCGCCACCACAGCCAAGGGCTACCTGAGCACGATCGGGGAGTTCTGCTTCGTGGTGGCCGTGTCCGCCGTCGCCATGTTCGTCGCGCACTTCTGGTCGCACCTACTGGCGATCCGCCTGACCAAAGGTGTCGACCGCCGCGCCATCCTGCACGAGGCGGTGAGCAGTTCGGCCAGGCTCGTGCCGGCGGTTGTGCTCCTCGTCGTCGCTCCGCTCGCATACCTCGTCGCAGGGTCCATGGAGGTCGCGGTGACCGCGGCCATGGTGGCCCTCACCGTGGCCCTGTTCGCCTACACCTGGTTGGGGACCCGCGCCTTCATGTGGTCGTTGGGTACGGCAGCGGTCGGGCTTCTCATGACGGTGTTCAAGGTCGTGGTCTGATGCGACTGGTGGTGGCCGAGTGCCAGGTCGACTACGTCGGCCGGCTCTCCGCGCATCTGCCGATGGCGCGCAGGCTCCTGCTGATCAAGGCCGACGGGTCCGTGTCGGTGCACGCCGACGACCGCGCGTACAAGCCGCTGAACTGGATGAGCCCGCCTTGCGCGCTTGCCGAAGTCGCCGACGACGAGCACACGGTGTGGGAGGTGACCAACAAGGCGGGGGAGCGGTTGATCATCCGGATCGCCGAGATCGAGCACGAGTGGTCCGGCACCCTGGGCCAGGACCCGGGTCTGGTCAAGGACGGGGTCGAGGCGCACCTGCAGGAGTTGCTGGCCGAGCAGGTCCATGCGTTCGGCGACGGCTGGACACTCGTGCGCCGCGAGTACCCGACGGCCATCGGCCCGGTGGATCTGCTGTGCCGGGATGCCGGTGGGGCCGCTGTCGCCGTCGAGGTGAAACGTCGTGGGGACATCGATGGTGTGGAGCAACTGACCCGCTACCTGGACCTGCTCAACCGCGACCCCCTGCTGGCCCCGGTCGCCGGGGTGTTCGCCGCGCAGGAGATCAAACCGCAGGCCCGCACCTTGGCTCTCGACCGCGGGATCCGGTGTGTCGTGGTGGACTACGACGCCCTGCGCGGCTACGACGACGAGGAGTCGAGGCTGTTCTGAGCCGGATCAGTCGGCGGTGAGGTCGAGCGCCCAGTGGGTGAAGGAGCGTTCGACGGTCATGCCCATCCCGGTGTAGACGTCGAGGGCGCCGGTGTTGGAATCCGTGGACAGGCGCACATGGGGGTAACCGGAGCGCACCGCCCGGGAGCGGGCGGCGGCGATCAGGGCGCGGGCGTACCCGCGGCGCCGGTGGGTGGCGGCCACGGCCAGTTTGTCGACCCAGATCTCCTCGGACTCGATGAAGAACGCCGCTGCCACGGGCCGCCCGGCGTCGCGGATCACGACCAGGTCCTCGGGCTGGAACCCCAGGCGGTCGACCGTCGAAGTGCGCCAGCGCTGTGGCGGTACGGGCAAGCGGTCCGGATGCTCGGCGAAGGCCGTCTCGATCAGGGCCAGCACCTCGTCGTATTCCTCGGGTGCCGCGGGCGCGGCGGGACTGTCGATCGCGGCCGCCGGCGTGGCGAGGATCCATGACGTGTAGCGGGGCGTGTATCCGTGGGCGGCGAACCACTCGGCGACGTCGGTGCGGACATCGTCGATCGTCTGTCCGATGCGATCGGCACCCAGCGCCCCCGCACGCCACTGTGACCACCGCAACAACCACTGGCCGATCCCCTGACCACGGGCATCGGGGTGGACGTCAGCCCACCGCTTGCGGTTGTCCCAGAGCAGGCCCCAGCCGACGATCCGGCCGGCCTGTACGACGACCACGGCGTCGCGCTCCCGGTCGATATGGACGAGGTCGCCGACAAGATCAGCAGCCTCGAACATCACCTCACCGGAATCGGCGAGTTCGCAGGCGTTGACCAGGGAGACCACCTCGGGGACGTCCCGGTCGCCCAACGGGCGTGCGTGCCACACCCACCTATTGTCCCTGATGGGCCCTTTGCCAGACTTGGGGCATGGCAGACAAAACGGTGGCAGTCGTCGGAGTGGGCACGGTCGGATCGCAGGTGGCTCGCATGGCCGCGGACGCGGGGTGGACCGTCATCGGGATCGAGAAGGATGCTGACAGCGCCAAGGCCGCCAGTGAACGCTCGGGCCTCGAGGTCGGGACCTCACTGGCCGACGCCGCCGGTGCGGCGATCCTCATCGAATGCCTGCCCGAGAAGAAGGGCGTCAAGCACGCGGTCATCGCTGAGGTGGGCGCGCTGGCGGCCGATGATGCTGTGCTCGTCACCACGGCCACTGCACTGTCCGTCACGGACCTGGCTTTGAGTTCAGGAAGGCCCAACCGCGTGCTGGGGCTGTCCCTGCCGCACGACCCCCAGCGCACCCACGTGGAACTGGTGAGGCCGGACTTCGCCGACGGCGACGCCGTGGACGCGTTGCAGGCCTTCCTCGCCGACGTGGGCCGGGAGGCCACGGTTGTTCGTTCCAAGCCCGGCTACATCGCTGATGGTCTGCTCTTCGGCTACCTCAACCACGCCGTGACCATGTACGAGAGCGGGTACGCCAGCCGCGACGACATCGACGCCGCCATGCGCTTCGGCTGTGGCTACCCCGTAGGGGCCGTTGGCGCTGCTGGACAAGATCGGCATCGACACCGCCTACGACGTGCTCGACGCGCTGTACTCCAGCACCGGACGCCGCCTGCATGCCCCGGCCCCGATCCTCAAGCAGATGCTCGCAGCGGGACGCACCGGGGAGCAGGCAGGCATCGGGTTCTACGACCACTCCGGGGCTGCAGGCGAGGCAGGCGGCGACGCCGCCACGGCCGAGGTGCGACCAGTGGCCAGCGTCGGTGTCGTGGGCACCGGCACCATGGCCTCCGGCATTGTCGAGGTCTTCGCGAAGAACGGTTACGACGTGGTCTTCGTGGCCCGCAGCGACGAGAAGGTCGCGGGGGTGCGTGCCGCAGTGGAGAAGTCCCTGGGCAAGGCGGTCGCCAAGGGCAAGATGACCGAGCAGGCCCGCGATGAGGTCCTGGGCCGGATCACCGGCGCGACGGCCCGCGAGGCCCTGGCCGACGTCGACCTGGTGGTCGAGGCGATCGTCGAGGACCTCGACGTCAAACTCGAGCTGTTCCGCGACCTCGACCGCGTCTGCAAGCCCGGTGCGATCCTGGCGACCACCACATCGTCCTTGCCGGTGGTGGAGATGGCCGCAGTCACCAGCCGTCCGCAGGACGTGGTGGGCATGCACTTCTTCAACCCCGCGCCGATCATGAACTCGTGGAGGAGGTCAGCCCGGTGACCACCGGCGAGGACGTCACCGCCACGGTGGTGGAGTTGTGCGCCAAGATCGGCAAGCACCCCGTGAAGTGCGGCGACCGGGCCGGGTTCATCGTCAACGCCCTGCTGTTCCCGTACCTCAACGACGCCGTCCTGCTGCTGGAGTCGCACTACGCCACCACTGACGAGATCGACACGGTGATGACGAAGGGCGCTGGCTTGCCGCTGGGACCGTTCGCGCTGCTCGACGTCGTCGGCAACGACGTGTCGCTGGCCATCGAGCAGGTCCTGCACAGCGAGTTCCGGCTGCCCGAACTGGCCCCGGCTCGCCTGCTCGAGCAGATGGTCGAGGCCGGGTACCTGGGTCGCAAGACCCGCCGCGGGTTCCGCGTCTACGGCTGATCACGGGTGGCCCTCTACCCTGGAGGCCATGGCCCGCCGCAACCGACGTCGTCCGGACGCCGCACGTCCGCTGTCGCCGGGTTACGCGAGCCGGCGTGACGAGGGCGACTACATCGTCCAGAACGTGACCGGAGGTCAGGCCGGCAAGGCGTACATCTGCCCGGGCTGCAACCAGGAGATCCGCCCCGGCGTCCCGCATGTCGTGGCGTGGAACCGGCACCACGGGGCCGACGACCGCCGGCACTGGCACTCGCCGTGCTGGCGGCGGTCTCACTGAATCCGGGTGGCCAC
This genomic window from Micrococcales bacterium contains:
- a CDS encoding cob(I)yrinic acid a,c-diamide adenosyltransferase, whose product is MVNLTRIYTRTGDDGSTSLGDFSRTSKTDPRLEAYADVDEANSAIGVVLALGEPPAPVAPALQRIQNELFDVGADLCTPLGGEGPALRVTQDYIDRLEVECDRFNEDLPNLRSFILPGGTAASALLHVARTVTRRAERSTWRALGEYDAAMNPLTAHYLNRLSDLLFILARVANPGGDVLWVPGGER
- a CDS encoding GNAT family N-acetyltransferase, with translation MWHARPLGDRDVPEVVSLVNACELADSGEVMFEAADLVGDLVHIDRERDAVVVVQAGRIVGWGLLWDNRKRWADVHPDARGQGIGQWLLRWSQWRAGALGADRIGQTIDDVRTDVAEWFAAHGYTPRYTSWILATPAAAIDSPAAPAAPEEYDEVLALIETAFAEHPDRLPVPPQRWRTSTVDRLGFQPEDLVVIRDAGRPVAAAFFIESEEIWVDKLAVAATHRRRGYARALIAAARSRAVRSGYPHVRLSTDSNTGALDVYTGMGMTVERSFTHWALDLTAD
- the nucS gene encoding endonuclease NucS is translated as MRLVVAECQVDYVGRLSAHLPMARRLLLIKADGSVSVHADDRAYKPLNWMSPPCALAEVADDEHTVWEVTNKAGERLIIRIAEIEHEWSGTLGQDPGLVKDGVEAHLQELLAEQVHAFGDGWTLVRREYPTAIGPVDLLCRDAGGAAVAVEVKRRGDIDGVEQLTRYLDLLNRDPLLAPVAGVFAAQEIKPQARTLALDRGIRCVVVDYDALRGYDDEESRLF
- a CDS encoding 3-hydroxyacyl-CoA dehydrogenase family protein → MRIAVVGAGLMGGGIAQVSAVAGHDVILQDMSGESVARGRDAIAASLEKFADKGRITGEQAQAALERITTVTDLDAVGEADIVVEAVFEKFEVKAEVFRRLDAVCSDGTLLATNTSAIPITSIAAVTSRPEQVVGTHFFSPVPLMKLCELVRGYKTSDEAMARAREFAEGVGKTVVVVNRDVAGFVTTRLITALAMEAIALVESGVASAEDVDTACRLGFGHAMGPLETADMTGVDIIFNATSNIYADSQDEKFSPPEVLRRMVTAGDLGRKSGKGFYDYS
- a CDS encoding alpha/beta-hydrolase family protein, with product MASMASIAMSYQPGLLPRSVGDQAILTGLTSAVNYGLVAVTGSAVEGVATALVGRERMQRPGVAATTHGVAHATVAATSVAVRRMLPPRDGEPLRRATLRSAGWVGAVTGVTGLIASGILGIGEVMEARTGRSYRRFVGPGTLAVATATAVALTARTRRDAKRDLLPPPVDPLPLSEQAVAFEERQVAKYEKVPALTRSLLFGAGVSAGLQGAAFAESLAAEGIAAGVRKAAPSMAPFANWLGHTVTLGAVGVAVVSGLEYVNRQADAGGAAIEAAYNKQPTMLTVSGGPGSQIPFDTLSREGRRIVNMALPAHEIAEVTGKPAIDPIRAFAGIATAEMVDERVDVLMRELEDMGAFERKVLCFCSPTGTGYLNYVMMETLEYLTGGDCATFALQYSLRPSFISLDRVAMGREQNRAMLHALTWRLRAIAPDKRPKFVVFGESLGAHTMQDAFLHEGINGFARAGVDRALFIGTPAASGWAKRWREDKEKTDPQGRVVEVAGFEEYLALPQEQREGVDVFLVSHHEDPIVKFEPELAVRVPRWLRPPREDGVPRGMRWRPVGTFLNVGVDLKNSTDVVPGVFVARGHDYRADLARFTALAFDLSAEEQTLLRVERAFVPANWNGPPTGSRPNSCSGRPRRCSDS
- a CDS encoding CPBP family intramembrane metalloprotease — its product is MTLDLVVLGLLIIVNILNHSPYIAQRWYVPTGIVGSALIVWIGYRAGVTLADIGLGPDSWIRGLIWSAGCIGAVTAVYVIGGSMTFTRRFLADDRAVLGPRTLLYKTLVNVPLGTVLFEELAFRGVGLALLSDWFPTWQAVLVSSLLFGFWHIMPSLVMHDANAAVGDLLGQGVWGRIQSVVFTVLGTAVAGVVFCALRIYSDSLMPPMALHWAINGLGFIAASWVHRRAGRI